One window of uncultured Trichococcus sp. genomic DNA carries:
- the ftsW gene encoding putative lipid II flippase FtsW translates to MIKNAIKKKFSYMDWRLLIPYIILSGFGILMVYSSSSYRAMTDYNNSEHFFYKQTIFASLGLLGALIASFLSKRLFKNDKLLTYVLFGLFAVLTYLLLWPGTATKGARGWIYFGTIGFQPAEFMKLNLILYLSWFISKHQSRINDNFYEMVKKPIAITAAAVVMVFLQPDLGGAAIIAFICLVMFLHSGIKVKYGVMTFGAIGAVYGLIIVMVKTFGSSIPFFHSYQMERITSFIDPFADIQDSGYQVVNSYYALSRGGLFGVGIGESIQKSGYLPEPHTDFILSIVGEELGLMGVAFVLVLFFYMVYRIFKNAIKIKDPFAQLVCIGIGTMFLVQGVINVGGATGLMPLTGVTFPFVSYGGSSLLVSAVSIGLVNNMYINDQISKQPK, encoded by the coding sequence ATGATTAAAAATGCAATCAAGAAAAAATTCTCCTATATGGATTGGCGTCTTCTGATCCCATACATCATCCTGTCGGGTTTCGGGATACTGATGGTATACAGTTCCAGCAGTTATCGCGCCATGACGGATTACAACAATTCGGAACATTTTTTTTATAAGCAAACCATTTTCGCTTCGTTGGGGCTGCTGGGGGCGTTGATCGCGTCCTTTCTGTCCAAGCGACTGTTCAAAAATGATAAATTGTTGACGTATGTTTTGTTTGGCCTTTTCGCTGTATTGACTTATCTGCTGCTATGGCCGGGTACCGCAACGAAAGGGGCACGCGGCTGGATCTACTTTGGAACAATCGGGTTCCAACCTGCAGAGTTCATGAAATTGAACCTGATCCTTTACTTGTCCTGGTTCATTTCCAAACACCAGTCCCGCATAAATGATAATTTTTATGAAATGGTGAAGAAACCGATCGCGATAACGGCTGCGGCGGTGGTAATGGTGTTTCTGCAGCCCGATCTCGGTGGGGCAGCCATCATTGCCTTCATCTGTCTGGTCATGTTCCTTCACAGCGGCATCAAAGTCAAATATGGCGTAATGACGTTTGGGGCAATCGGGGCGGTTTACGGTCTGATCATCGTCATGGTGAAAACATTCGGGAGCAGCATCCCGTTCTTCCATTCCTATCAGATGGAACGGATCACATCATTCATCGATCCTTTTGCCGACATACAGGATTCCGGTTACCAAGTGGTGAATTCGTACTATGCTTTAAGCAGAGGAGGCCTTTTCGGTGTAGGCATCGGTGAAAGCATCCAAAAGTCCGGCTATTTGCCGGAACCCCACACCGATTTCATATTGTCCATCGTTGGGGAAGAACTGGGCTTGATGGGTGTTGCATTCGTTTTGGTGCTGTTTTTCTATATGGTTTATCGTATTTTTAAAAATGCCATCAAAATTAAAGATCCGTTTGCCCAACTGGTCTGCATCGGAATCGGCACGATGTTCCTGGTTCAGGGAGTCATTAATGTTGGGGGTGCAACCGGCCTGATGCCATTGACCGGAGTTACTTTTCCGTTCGTCAGCTACGGAGGATCCAGCCTGTTGGTATCCGCCGTTTCGATTGGACTGGTCAACAACATGTACATCAACGATCAGATTTCCAAACAACCAAAATAA
- a CDS encoding YlaN family protein: protein MDSINKTTALEILMQDAEKIYKLINSQKEHLCFANCPAFEDVVDTQMYGFSREVDYAVKLGIISKEEGHKILSDLEASLNAMYTNYFDQSKNDSADKGV from the coding sequence ATGGATAGCATCAATAAAACAACTGCTTTGGAAATCTTGATGCAAGATGCTGAAAAGATCTACAAATTAATCAATAGCCAAAAAGAACACCTTTGCTTTGCGAACTGTCCGGCCTTCGAGGATGTGGTGGATACGCAAATGTACGGGTTCTCCCGTGAAGTCGATTATGCCGTTAAATTGGGAATCATCTCGAAAGAAGAGGGACACAAGATATTGAGTGATTTGGAGGCTTCTTTGAATGCCATGTACACGAACTATTTTGATCAATCGAAAAACGATTCCGCCGACAAAGGGGTTTAG
- the acnA gene encoding aconitate hydratase AcnA, translating to MSDFNQNAIASFSLNGHQYEYYKLKKLENNEKTKIAKLPYSIRVLLESLLRQVGESGIKEEHVVTLSNWSATETNEGEIPFKPSRVILQDFTGVPAVVDLASLRKTVHDLGGDPALINPEVPVDLVIDHSVQVDNFGSPQALIANMKMEFLRNQERYQFLSWAQKAFDNYRAVPPATGIVHQVNIEYLASVVTEKAIDENRSLVFPDTLVGTDSHTTMANALGVLGWGVGGIEAEASMLGEPSFFPVPEVVGVRFINSLQEAATATDLALKVTQTLREMKVVGKFVEFFGPGLSSMTLADRATIANMAPEYGATCGFFPVDDEVLNYLTLTGRDERHVAIVEQYVKANDLYYRVEDPEPEYTTVVEIDLSTIEANVAGPKRPQDLVPVSKLKEDFQRSLVAPKGNAGFGLAENETEKEVSLILDGEEVKMKTGDIAIAAITSCTNTSNPYVMLSAGLLAKRAVELGLNVPKYVKTSLAPGSKVVTAYLDNAGLLPYLEELGFNTVGYGCTTCIGNSGPLLPEVEEAIKTNDLLVSSALSGNRNFEGRIHALVKANYLASPPLVVAYALAGTMNIDLKNEPIGHGKDGQPVYLADLWPERHAVEAMIRDFVTPEIFKEEYLHVFDDNAEWNAIETNDDALYQWEEGSTYIANPPFFENLSPEPKPIESLKALSVLGKFGDSVTTDHISPAGSIDVSTPAGQYLASKGLGVRDFNSYGARRGNHEVMMRGTLANMRIRNQLVAGKDGGFTIYWPTGEEMSIFEASERYRQNGTGLVIFAGDDYGMGSSRDWAAKGVKLLGVEAVIAKSYERIHRSNLVMMGVLPLQYQTGEDAESLGLDGSEKITIDLNDSVGIHAEVPVTAVKSDGQEIKFTTIARFDSEVDMTYYRNGGILPMVIRKKMGLAY from the coding sequence ATGTCAGATTTTAATCAAAATGCCATAGCTTCTTTTAGTTTGAATGGTCATCAGTATGAATACTATAAATTAAAAAAATTAGAAAATAATGAAAAAACAAAAATCGCTAAATTGCCTTACTCGATCCGGGTTCTGCTTGAGTCATTGCTACGTCAAGTGGGTGAAAGCGGCATCAAAGAAGAACATGTTGTCACTTTATCTAACTGGAGTGCAACAGAAACGAACGAGGGCGAAATACCTTTCAAACCTTCCCGCGTTATCCTGCAGGATTTCACAGGGGTACCGGCAGTTGTTGACCTGGCTTCCTTAAGAAAGACGGTCCATGATTTAGGCGGAGATCCAGCGCTCATCAATCCAGAAGTGCCTGTTGATCTGGTAATCGATCACTCCGTACAAGTCGATAATTTCGGATCCCCGCAAGCTTTGATTGCGAACATGAAGATGGAATTTCTGCGCAATCAGGAACGTTACCAATTTTTGAGCTGGGCGCAAAAAGCATTCGACAACTACCGCGCTGTACCGCCGGCTACTGGTATCGTCCACCAGGTCAATATTGAATATTTGGCATCAGTCGTCACAGAAAAAGCGATCGATGAAAACAGAAGCTTAGTTTTCCCTGATACTTTGGTGGGAACGGATTCCCATACGACGATGGCAAATGCGCTTGGCGTATTGGGCTGGGGAGTCGGCGGAATCGAGGCAGAAGCCAGCATGCTTGGTGAGCCTTCCTTCTTCCCTGTTCCTGAAGTCGTAGGTGTACGCTTCATCAATTCGCTGCAGGAAGCAGCTACCGCAACCGACTTGGCATTGAAAGTTACACAAACTTTGCGCGAAATGAAAGTAGTCGGCAAATTTGTCGAATTCTTCGGTCCAGGATTATCTTCCATGACCTTGGCGGACCGTGCGACCATCGCCAACATGGCGCCTGAATATGGTGCGACCTGCGGTTTCTTCCCGGTCGACGATGAAGTCCTGAACTACTTGACGCTGACAGGCAGAGATGAAAGACACGTTGCGATCGTCGAACAATACGTCAAAGCAAACGATCTCTACTATCGCGTAGAAGATCCGGAACCGGAATACACCACAGTCGTTGAAATCGACTTGAGCACAATCGAGGCCAATGTTGCAGGACCGAAACGTCCTCAAGATCTGGTGCCGGTATCGAAATTGAAAGAAGATTTCCAAAGATCTTTGGTTGCACCGAAAGGTAATGCCGGTTTCGGATTAGCCGAAAATGAAACAGAAAAAGAAGTCTCGCTGATCCTCGATGGGGAAGAAGTGAAGATGAAAACTGGAGACATTGCGATTGCGGCCATCACAAGCTGCACGAACACATCGAATCCATACGTAATGTTGAGTGCCGGATTATTGGCGAAAAGAGCGGTGGAGTTGGGGCTGAACGTTCCGAAATATGTGAAGACTTCATTGGCACCCGGATCGAAAGTAGTTACTGCTTATTTGGACAATGCCGGTTTGTTGCCTTATTTGGAAGAACTGGGCTTCAACACTGTCGGCTACGGCTGTACAACCTGCATCGGAAATTCAGGTCCGCTTTTGCCTGAAGTGGAAGAAGCAATCAAAACTAACGACTTATTGGTTTCAAGCGCACTGAGCGGAAACCGTAACTTTGAAGGACGTATCCATGCATTAGTCAAAGCCAACTACTTGGCATCTCCACCATTGGTAGTCGCCTACGCTCTGGCCGGTACGATGAACATCGACCTGAAAAACGAGCCGATCGGTCACGGCAAAGACGGCCAACCCGTCTACTTGGCGGATCTGTGGCCGGAAAGACACGCTGTCGAAGCAATGATCCGTGATTTTGTGACACCGGAAATATTCAAAGAGGAATATTTGCATGTGTTTGATGACAATGCTGAATGGAACGCGATCGAAACGAATGATGACGCTTTGTACCAGTGGGAAGAGGGATCGACTTACATCGCAAATCCGCCATTCTTCGAGAATTTATCGCCGGAACCGAAACCGATCGAATCCTTGAAAGCTTTGTCGGTATTGGGTAAGTTCGGCGATTCGGTTACGACCGATCACATTTCACCGGCAGGAAGCATCGATGTCAGCACGCCGGCTGGTCAATATCTGGCTTCTAAAGGCTTGGGCGTCCGTGATTTCAACTCATACGGTGCAAGACGCGGAAACCATGAAGTGATGATGCGCGGTACGTTGGCGAATATGCGAATCCGCAACCAACTTGTAGCCGGCAAAGACGGCGGCTTCACGATTTACTGGCCGACCGGTGAAGAGATGAGTATCTTTGAAGCATCAGAAAGATACCGTCAAAACGGAACTGGATTAGTGATTTTTGCAGGTGATGATTATGGAATGGGTTCATCCCGCGACTGGGCAGCCAAAGGTGTCAAACTTCTTGGGGTCGAAGCTGTCATCGCCAAGAGCTATGAAAGAATCCACCGTTCGAATCTTGTGATGATGGGCGTATTGCCTCTGCAATACCAAACTGGCGAAGATGCAGAAAGTTTGGGGCTGGACGGATCGGAAAAAATCACGATCGATTTGAACGATAGTGTCGGCATCCATGCGGAAGTGCCTGTGACGGCAGTCAAATCAGATGGACAAGAAATCAAATTCACGACCATTGCCCGTTTCGATTCTGAAGTGGATATGACTTACTACCGTAACGGAGGCATCCTGCCGATGGTGATCCGTAAAAAAATGGGGCTTGCTTATTAA
- the icd gene encoding NADP-dependent isocitrate dehydrogenase — MTVGEKIVMNETGLHTPDFPIIPFIEGDGIGPEIWQASKKVFEAAVEKAYGDSRKIVWKEVLAGGKAFDLTGSWLPDETMDVIREHLVAIKGPLTTPIGGGIRSLNVALRQTLDLFVCLRPVRYFEGVPTPLKEPEKTDMVIFRENTEDCYAGIEFEAQSEEAKRIIEILQTQFGVDKIRFPETSAIGVKPVSIEGSERLIRSAIQYALENGRTSVTLVHKGNIMKFTEGGFKKWGYALAEREFGDKVFTWAQYDAVKAADGRAAADKAYEDAVAAGKLIIKDRIADIFLQEILMNPENYDVIATLNLNGDYISDALAAQVGGIGIAPGANINQDTGHAIFEATHGTAPEYAGLDELNPSSVLLSGAMLFDYIGWNEVSDLITRGIEKTIANKTVTRDFYYLMKDEAAQKVSCSGFAELVIKNM, encoded by the coding sequence ATGACAGTTGGCGAAAAAATTGTTATGAACGAAACTGGTTTACACACACCTGATTTTCCGATCATCCCTTTCATCGAAGGGGATGGCATCGGTCCGGAAATTTGGCAAGCATCCAAAAAAGTGTTTGAAGCCGCAGTCGAGAAAGCCTACGGTGATTCCCGCAAAATCGTCTGGAAAGAAGTGCTTGCGGGCGGGAAGGCTTTTGATTTAACCGGTTCTTGGTTGCCTGATGAAACCATGGATGTCATCCGTGAGCATTTGGTGGCAATCAAAGGACCGCTGACGACACCGATCGGCGGGGGGATCCGCTCCTTGAATGTCGCTTTGCGCCAGACATTGGACCTTTTCGTCTGCCTGCGTCCTGTCCGTTATTTCGAAGGCGTGCCGACACCATTGAAAGAACCTGAAAAAACCGATATGGTCATCTTCCGGGAAAATACCGAAGATTGCTATGCCGGGATCGAGTTCGAAGCGCAAAGCGAAGAGGCGAAACGAATCATCGAGATTCTGCAGACCCAATTCGGCGTGGACAAAATCCGCTTCCCTGAGACATCGGCTATCGGCGTCAAGCCGGTTTCGATCGAAGGGTCGGAACGCTTGATCCGCAGCGCCATCCAGTATGCGTTGGAAAACGGACGTACTTCCGTGACGTTGGTCCACAAAGGCAACATCATGAAATTTACGGAGGGTGGCTTCAAGAAGTGGGGCTATGCTTTAGCTGAACGCGAATTTGGCGATAAAGTCTTCACTTGGGCCCAATACGATGCCGTAAAAGCTGCGGATGGCAGAGCGGCAGCGGATAAAGCCTATGAAGACGCTGTTGCAGCCGGCAAATTGATCATCAAGGACCGGATCGCCGACATCTTCCTGCAAGAGATCTTGATGAACCCTGAGAACTATGATGTCATCGCCACTTTGAATCTGAATGGCGACTATATTTCCGATGCGTTGGCTGCTCAAGTGGGCGGAATCGGGATTGCACCAGGGGCGAACATCAATCAGGACACAGGGCATGCCATTTTCGAAGCAACACACGGTACTGCACCGGAATATGCCGGTTTGGATGAACTGAATCCTTCTTCGGTGTTGTTGTCCGGCGCTATGTTGTTCGATTATATCGGCTGGAATGAAGTCAGTGACTTGATCACCCGCGGAATCGAAAAGACGATAGCGAACAAAACGGTCACACGCGATTTTTATTATCTGATGAAGGACGAAGCTGCCCAAAAAGTCAGCTGCTCCGGATTTGCGGAACTGGTCATCAAAAACATGTAA
- the typA gene encoding translational GTPase TypA, with the protein MEFRKDIRNVAIIAHVDHGKTTLVDELLKQSDTLNARTELMERAMDSNDLEKERGITILAKNTAVQYKGTRINIMDTPGHADFGGEVERIMRMVDGVVLVVDAYEGTMPQTRFVLKKALEQKLIPIVVVNKIDKPTARPAEVVDEVLELFIELGADDEQLEFPVVYASAMHGTSSMSDDPTEQEDTMDNVFDAIIEHIPAPIDNSAEPLQFQVALLDYSDFVGRIGIGRVFRGTIKVGDQVSLLKLDGSFKNFRVSKLFGYFGLDRIEIEEAKAGDLIAISGMEDIFVGETVTPVDHRDALPVLHIDEPTLQMTFLTNNSPFAGREGKWVTSRKIEERLMKQLHTDVSLRVDPTDSPDAWIVSGRGELHLSILIENMRREGYELQVSRPEVIIREIDGVRCEPFERVQIDTPEEYMGSVIETISQRKAEMQDMQNSGNGQVRIIFLVPSRGLIGYSTEFLSITRGYGIMAHTFEAYLPELPGKIGGRSKGALVSTETGKTTTYGIMGVEDRGTIFIEPGVDIYEGMIVGENARDNDIAVNITRAKQMTNIRSANKDSTNVIKRPRTLTLEESLEFMGEDEYCEVTPESVRLRKQILDKNEREKAAKRKKKAE; encoded by the coding sequence ATGGAATTTAGAAAAGATATTCGTAATGTTGCAATCATCGCCCACGTTGACCATGGTAAAACAACATTAGTAGATGAATTGTTGAAACAATCGGATACATTGAACGCTAGAACAGAGCTTATGGAACGCGCAATGGACTCCAACGATCTTGAAAAAGAACGCGGAATCACAATCTTGGCGAAAAATACAGCCGTACAATACAAAGGCACACGCATCAACATCATGGATACACCAGGCCACGCGGACTTCGGTGGAGAAGTAGAACGTATCATGCGTATGGTTGATGGTGTAGTGCTTGTTGTCGATGCATACGAAGGTACGATGCCACAAACGCGTTTCGTATTGAAAAAAGCTTTGGAGCAAAAACTGATCCCTATCGTAGTAGTAAACAAAATCGACAAACCGACTGCCAGACCTGCTGAAGTTGTGGATGAAGTTCTGGAATTGTTCATCGAATTGGGCGCAGATGACGAACAATTGGAATTCCCGGTTGTCTATGCTTCTGCAATGCATGGTACTTCAAGCATGTCAGATGATCCAACTGAACAAGAAGATACAATGGATAACGTTTTTGATGCAATCATCGAGCACATCCCGGCTCCAATCGACAATTCTGCTGAACCATTACAATTCCAAGTAGCTTTACTTGACTACAGTGACTTTGTTGGCCGTATCGGTATCGGACGCGTATTCCGTGGCACAATCAAAGTCGGGGACCAAGTATCCTTACTTAAATTGGACGGCTCATTCAAGAATTTCCGTGTATCAAAACTGTTCGGCTACTTTGGTTTGGACCGCATCGAAATCGAAGAGGCTAAAGCAGGCGATTTGATTGCCATTTCCGGTATGGAAGATATCTTTGTTGGTGAAACAGTGACTCCTGTTGATCATCGTGATGCTTTGCCGGTTCTGCATATCGACGAGCCTACACTGCAAATGACTTTCCTTACAAACAACTCTCCTTTCGCAGGCCGTGAAGGTAAATGGGTCACTTCCCGTAAAATCGAAGAGCGTTTGATGAAACAATTGCATACGGACGTATCTTTGCGTGTTGATCCTACAGACTCTCCTGATGCTTGGATCGTTTCCGGACGTGGCGAATTGCACTTGTCCATCCTGATCGAAAATATGCGTCGTGAAGGCTACGAATTACAAGTATCCCGTCCAGAAGTTATCATCAGAGAAATTGATGGCGTAAGATGCGAGCCGTTTGAACGTGTACAGATCGACACCCCTGAAGAATATATGGGTTCCGTAATCGAAACAATCAGCCAACGCAAAGCTGAAATGCAGGATATGCAAAACAGCGGCAACGGACAAGTCCGTATCATCTTCCTTGTTCCATCACGTGGACTGATCGGTTACTCTACTGAATTCTTATCCATCACACGTGGTTATGGTATCATGGCTCATACATTTGAAGCATACTTGCCGGAGTTGCCAGGCAAAATCGGCGGACGCAGCAAAGGTGCGCTTGTCTCTACTGAAACAGGCAAAACAACAACCTACGGAATCATGGGCGTAGAGGACCGCGGAACGATTTTCATCGAACCTGGTGTGGATATCTATGAAGGTATGATTGTCGGCGAAAACGCCCGCGATAACGACATCGCTGTTAACATCACAAGAGCGAAACAAATGACGAATATCCGTTCTGCAAACAAAGATTCAACTAACGTGATCAAGCGTCCACGTACATTGACGCTGGAAGAATCGCTTGAATTCATGGGAGAAGATGAATATTGCGAAGTGACACCTGAAAGTGTACGTCTGCGTAAACAAATCCTAGACAAAAATGAGCGCGAAAAAGCTGCTAAACGCAAGAAAAAAGCAGAATAA
- a CDS encoding CAP-associated domain-containing protein, giving the protein MKFFIKVVSLFILFIFIAYALPLYVDDGERTMSPSSIVNNDQTSIDENKGYPLPVTGYESYIGQSIGTYTAKHGEPIRVGEAYGGSEWWIFGTNAADYIQIGVKDDIIRSLYILGNKIETGMYTIGMTKENVLDEAYLARDFQVTVGDTPYELVLSKKQKERTPLIQFENDSFMILLFDEVTKTVYGMYFLSNEALLDLEFYSVVSEEAYETERDDWERIIAADEENVQQIKSILGILRERRGLTMFQESDELGTAADDLMPSETDINDFTAAFILSDQRIEKKLAEVAPDTRTAFVFDDDCYSVPTLFLKLLQEDNAIFDDYLTRYAVAGNEHYQLILLGE; this is encoded by the coding sequence ATGAAATTCTTCATCAAAGTAGTGTCGTTGTTCATCTTGTTCATTTTTATAGCCTACGCGCTTCCTCTCTATGTGGATGATGGAGAACGGACCATGTCGCCTTCAAGCATCGTGAACAACGATCAAACTTCGATTGATGAAAATAAGGGTTATCCTTTGCCTGTGACGGGTTATGAATCCTACATAGGCCAATCCATTGGCACCTACACGGCAAAGCATGGCGAGCCGATACGCGTTGGTGAAGCCTATGGAGGAAGTGAGTGGTGGATATTCGGAACCAACGCTGCTGACTACATCCAAATAGGCGTCAAGGATGATATCATCCGTTCCCTCTATATTTTGGGAAACAAAATCGAGACAGGCATGTATACAATCGGCATGACAAAGGAGAACGTACTTGATGAGGCTTATCTGGCACGGGATTTTCAAGTAACTGTCGGGGATACGCCGTATGAGTTGGTTTTATCGAAAAAACAAAAAGAACGGACACCATTGATCCAGTTCGAGAATGACAGCTTCATGATTTTGTTGTTTGATGAGGTGACGAAAACGGTGTATGGGATGTACTTCCTTTCGAATGAGGCGCTGCTGGATTTGGAATTTTATTCCGTCGTCTCAGAAGAAGCCTATGAAACCGAGCGTGACGACTGGGAAAGAATTATTGCTGCGGATGAGGAAAATGTCCAACAAATCAAAAGCATATTGGGCATACTGCGGGAACGCCGAGGCTTGACGATGTTTCAGGAATCCGATGAGCTGGGTACGGCAGCGGACGACCTTATGCCGAGCGAAACAGACATCAATGATTTTACGGCAGCCTTCATTTTGTCGGATCAACGCATCGAGAAAAAATTAGCGGAAGTTGCCCCCGATACGCGGACGGCCTTTGTTTTTGATGACGACTGCTACAGTGTTCCGACTCTCTTCCTGAAGCTGCTGCAAGAGGATAACGCCATTTTTGATGACTATCTGACGCGTTACGCTGTTGCTGGCAATGAGCATTACCAATTGATCCTTTTAGGCGAATAG
- a CDS encoding YlbF family regulator, translated as MIINEEYFALEDQTFRLVEAICSGEAMSAYKQAKRLLAQNEEANAKIRAFNEAKEAYERVEAYADFAPGYQEIRQRVYQAKRMMDLDESVYRFRAAERELQLLLDKVSERLAHAISPNILVSAGDPFFQSGDSAMPAACQIHISSRGEDR; from the coding sequence ATGATCATCAATGAAGAGTACTTTGCGTTGGAAGACCAAACCTTCCGGCTTGTGGAAGCGATCTGCAGCGGAGAAGCTATGTCAGCTTATAAGCAAGCAAAGCGTCTTCTGGCACAAAATGAAGAAGCCAACGCTAAGATAAGGGCATTCAATGAAGCGAAAGAGGCGTACGAGAGGGTAGAAGCCTACGCTGACTTTGCACCTGGCTACCAAGAAATCAGACAGCGCGTTTACCAAGCGAAGAGGATGATGGACTTGGATGAATCCGTCTATCGCTTTCGTGCAGCGGAACGCGAACTACAATTGCTTTTGGACAAGGTTTCCGAGCGATTGGCGCATGCCATTTCACCGAATATATTGGTTTCGGCAGGGGACCCATTTTTTCAATCAGGGGATTCGGCCATGCCTGCAGCTTGCCAAATA
- a CDS encoding inositol monophosphatase family protein encodes MDQIDKRHSLIKAWLQEAAALLRESFNKELEIKEKTSRTDLVTNMDREIEVFLYEKITAHFPDERILGEESVGHDIQDLDGIVWIIDPIDGTLNFIKQRANFAIMIGIYEDGVGHLGYIYDVVRDELYFAIRHNGAYCNDRRLPVVEELPLSEGLVAISNRLVVADADEARRIAKNSSGLRVNGSAGLETAWVASGKLIAYIAPSLAPWDIAAGLIIAEEVGLVYRQVTGEKINLLQNNAVIVANRYAFQEIRDEWE; translated from the coding sequence ATGGATCAGATCGATAAACGACACAGCCTGATCAAGGCCTGGTTGCAGGAAGCAGCAGCCTTGCTGCGGGAATCGTTCAACAAGGAACTTGAAATTAAAGAAAAAACATCGCGAACGGATCTGGTAACGAATATGGATCGGGAAATCGAGGTGTTCCTGTATGAGAAGATCACTGCGCATTTCCCGGATGAACGCATTTTGGGTGAAGAAAGCGTAGGGCATGATATACAGGATCTGGATGGGATTGTCTGGATCATCGATCCGATTGATGGCACCCTCAATTTCATCAAGCAGAGAGCAAATTTTGCCATCATGATCGGTATCTATGAGGATGGTGTCGGTCATCTGGGCTATATTTATGATGTCGTCAGGGATGAACTCTATTTTGCGATCCGCCATAACGGAGCTTATTGCAATGATCGGCGGTTGCCGGTGGTGGAGGAACTGCCGTTATCTGAAGGGTTGGTCGCAATCAGTAACCGTTTGGTGGTCGCGGATGCGGATGAAGCGCGCAGAATCGCAAAAAACAGCAGTGGGTTGCGTGTCAATGGCTCTGCCGGGTTGGAAACGGCTTGGGTTGCCTCCGGTAAGTTGATAGCTTATATCGCACCTTCCTTGGCCCCATGGGACATCGCTGCCGGATTGATCATAGCTGAAGAGGTGGGTTTGGTCTATAGACAAGTTACGGGTGAAAAAATCAACCTGCTCCAGAATAATGCGGTGATTGTCGCCAACAGATATGCTTTCCAGGAAATCAGAGACGAATGGGAATGA
- a CDS encoding citrate/2-methylcitrate synthase, with product MEVHKGLADVVVSETSLSAIVEGQLSFSGYNIDELVEKDASFEEIIFLLWNSRMPSREEFAEFKQDLHTHMALSESVIACLKIQCRQNLHPMSVLRTTVSLLGVFDPYAEEMDERSVYIQAISIQAKIPTIVAAFARLRKGLDPIAPREDLSFGANFLYMLTGEEANPDLVRAYNHCLVLHADHDLNASTFTARVAASTMTDVYSCITGAIGALKGPLHGGANERVFDMLSEIAESETRDVAGYLKTKLDNKEKIMGFGHRVYKTEDPRKKHLKRMAKELTQEFGKEDLFDLSCEVEDYLLKEKGLIPNVDFYSATVYHCFGIEHDLFTLLFSMSRVSGWLGHVFEQKREATLIRPRSKYVGPVNLTYIPLSEKEIIGGTAQ from the coding sequence ATGGAAGTACATAAAGGATTAGCGGACGTTGTCGTATCAGAAACCTCCTTAAGCGCAATTGTTGAGGGACAATTATCCTTCTCAGGATATAATATCGACGAATTAGTGGAAAAAGATGCATCGTTTGAGGAAATCATCTTTTTGTTGTGGAATTCCAGAATGCCTAGCCGAGAAGAATTTGCTGAGTTCAAGCAAGATCTTCACACGCATATGGCCTTATCTGAAAGTGTCATTGCTTGCCTGAAAATACAGTGCCGTCAGAATCTGCACCCGATGAGTGTGTTGCGCACGACAGTCTCGTTATTGGGCGTTTTCGATCCGTATGCGGAAGAGATGGACGAACGGTCTGTGTACATTCAAGCAATCTCGATACAAGCAAAAATTCCGACGATTGTAGCTGCATTCGCCCGATTACGCAAAGGTTTGGATCCGATCGCGCCCCGTGAGGACCTTTCGTTCGGAGCCAATTTCCTGTACATGTTGACAGGCGAAGAGGCTAATCCGGATTTGGTCAGAGCGTACAATCATTGTTTGGTACTCCATGCCGATCACGATCTTAACGCATCAACCTTTACTGCACGCGTTGCAGCCTCAACAATGACGGACGTCTATTCCTGTATCACGGGTGCCATCGGAGCTCTCAAGGGTCCCTTGCACGGTGGGGCAAATGAACGCGTATTCGATATGCTCTCCGAAATCGCTGAATCAGAAACCAGGGATGTTGCGGGCTACTTGAAAACAAAATTGGACAATAAAGAAAAAATCATGGGATTCGGTCACCGTGTCTACAAAACGGAAGATCCCCGCAAGAAACATTTGAAACGCATGGCTAAGGAACTGACCCAGGAATTCGGAAAAGAAGATTTGTTCGATCTTTCCTGCGAGGTGGAAGACTATCTATTGAAGGAAAAAGGATTGATCCCGAATGTGGATTTCTACTCTGCCACTGTTTATCACTGCTTCGGGATAGAGCATGACCTCTTCACGCTGTTGTTTTCGATGAGCCGTGTATCCGGGTGGTTAGGGCATGTATTTGAGCAAAAACGTGAAGCTACGTTGATCCGTCCGCGTTCAAAATATGTGGGACCCGTTAATCTGACTTACATCCCTTTGTCTGAAAAAGAAATTATTGGAGGTACTGCACAATGA